CGGCACTGGCGGCGCGTGCCCACGCCGTGGCTGCGCCCCGCCCCATGGGCCGGGTGAGCCGACTGGTGGGGCTGAATGTGGAGGTCAGCGGCCTCGAGGCGGCGGTGGGGGACGTGGTGCGGATCTACCTGCCCGACCGGGTCCTGGACACCGAGGTGGTTGCCCTGCGCGAGACCGGTCTGGCGTGCATGCCGTTCGGGGACCTGAAGGGCGTGCGCTTCGGCACTCCGGCCGAGGCCCTGGAACGCCCGATGACCGTGCAGGTTGGACCGGCGCTCCTCGGTCGGATCGTGGACGGGCTCGGGCGGCCGGTTGACGGAGGCCCGGCCCTGCACGGCCTGGAGGAGGTCGCGGTGGACGGGGAACCGCCCCACCCCCTCCGCCGGGAGATGGTGGACCGCCAGCTCGGCCTCGGTGTCCGGGTTCTCGACACGATGGTTTCGTGCGGGCGGGGGCAGCGCCTGGGCATCTTCGCGGGGTCCGGCGTCGGCAAGTCCAGCATCCTCTCGATGATCGCCCGGGGCACGCGGGCCGACGTCTCGGTCGTGGCCCTGATCGGGGAGCGGGGCCGAGAGGTGAGCGAGTTCATCCAGCGCGACCTCGGGCCCGAGGGCCTGGCCCGCTCGGTGGTCATCGTGGCGACCGCCGACGCCCCGGCGTTGGTGCGCATCCGGGCCGCCTTCACTGCGACGCGCATCGCCGAGTGGTTCCGCGACGGTGGGGCCGACGTGGTGCTGATGATGGACAGTCTCACCCGCTTTGCCATGGCCCAGCGCGAGGTGGGGCTGTCAGCGGGGGAGCCGCCCGCCACGCGGGGCTACCCGCCGTCGGTCTTTGCCCTGTTGCCGAAGCTGCTGGAGCGGGCGGGGGCGGCCGAGCGCGGCAGCATCACCGGCCTCTACTCGGTCCTCGTCGA
The DNA window shown above is from Acidimicrobiales bacterium and carries:
- a CDS encoding FliI/YscN family ATPase gives rise to the protein MSLTALAARAHAVAAPRPMGRVSRLVGLNVEVSGLEAAVGDVVRIYLPDRVLDTEVVALRETGLACMPFGDLKGVRFGTPAEALERPMTVQVGPALLGRIVDGLGRPVDGGPALHGLEEVAVDGEPPHPLRREMVDRQLGLGVRVLDTMVSCGRGQRLGIFAGSGVGKSSILSMIARGTRADVSVVALIGERGREVSEFIQRDLGPEGLARSVVIVATADAPALVRIRAAFTATRIAEWFRDGGADVVLMMDSLTRFAMAQREVGLSAGEPPATRGYPPSVFALLPKLLERAGAAERGSITGLYSVLVEGDDMNEPIADAARSILDGHLVLSRKLATAGHFPSVDVLDSISRVTPAITTPQRRAAATELRRLMAAYQEARDLVEIGAYVRGTNADVDRALELKDFIDAFLRQDLSEVADVEDSWARLGALVGIR